From one Gemmobacter sp. genomic stretch:
- a CDS encoding copper chaperone PCu(A)C has protein sequence MFARSLLAALALVLATPVLAETVQIADPYARAMGATAKTGAAFLTIENHGDAADRLVGARSDVAERVELHTHKADADGTMKMMHVPEGFEIPAHGSHQLARGGDHVMLLGLTRPLAQGDSFALVLTFEKAGEVTVQVPVDLDRKPDQVAPAAKHSH, from the coding sequence ATGTTTGCCCGATCTCTCCTTGCCGCCCTTGCCCTTGTCCTTGCCACCCCCGTGCTGGCCGAAACGGTCCAGATCGCCGATCCCTATGCCCGCGCCATGGGCGCCACGGCCAAGACCGGCGCCGCCTTCCTGACCATCGAGAACCACGGCGATGCGGCCGACCGGCTGGTCGGCGCCCGGTCGGACGTGGCCGAACGGGTGGAGCTGCACACCCACAAGGCCGATGCCGACGGCACGATGAAGATGATGCATGTGCCCGAAGGCTTTGAAATTCCCGCCCATGGCAGCCACCAGCTGGCCCGCGGCGGCGATCATGTCATGCTGCTGGGCCTGACCCGCCCGTTGGCGCAGGGCGACAGCTTCGCGCTGGTCCTGACCTTTGAAAAGGCAGGCGAGGTTACCGTGCAGGTGCCGGTCGATCTGGACCGCAAGCCCGATCAGGTCGCTCCTGCCGCGAAACATTCGCACTGA
- the rpmB gene encoding 50S ribosomal protein L28 — protein sequence MSRVCELSGKGPMTGNTISHANNKTRRRFLPNLNDVTLLSDVLGQSFKLRISAHALRTVDHRGGLDAFLAKAKDDELSDRALKIKRDIQKAQAAA from the coding sequence ATGTCGCGCGTCTGCGAACTCAGCGGGAAAGGCCCGATGACGGGCAACACCATCAGCCACGCCAACAACAAGACCCGTCGGCGTTTTCTGCCCAACCTGAACGATGTGACGCTGCTGTCGGACGTTCTGGGGCAGTCGTTCAAGCTGCGCATCTCGGCCCATGCGCTGCGCACGGTCGATCACCGTGGCGGTCTGGATGCCTTCCTGGCGAAAGCCAAGGATGACGAACTGTCGGACCGCGCGCTGAAGATCAAGCGCGACATCCAGAAGGCCCAGGCAGCCGCCTGA
- a CDS encoding GNAT family N-acetyltransferase, with protein MRLRDAEDRDIAGIAAIYNDAVLNTTAIWNDAVVDAANRKAWHADRLRLGYPVLVAVDAADTVIGYASFGDWRAFDGYRHTVEHSVYVRSDQRGGGIGRALMLALIDRARQIGKHVMVAGIEAGNTPSIRLHESLGFRETGLLPQVGTKFGRWLDLAFLQLILDDRINPDGPQANG; from the coding sequence ATGCGCCTGCGGGATGCAGAAGACAGGGACATCGCCGGCATTGCGGCGATCTACAATGATGCTGTGCTGAACACGACGGCGATCTGGAACGACGCCGTGGTGGACGCGGCCAACCGCAAGGCCTGGCACGCCGATCGGCTGCGGCTTGGCTACCCGGTGCTGGTGGCGGTCGACGCGGCGGATACGGTGATCGGCTATGCCTCGTTCGGCGACTGGCGCGCCTTTGACGGCTATCGCCATACGGTCGAACATTCGGTCTATGTCCGCAGCGACCAGCGCGGCGGGGGGATCGGGCGGGCGCTGATGCTGGCGCTGATCGACCGGGCGCGACAGATCGGCAAGCATGTGATGGTCGCCGGGATCGAGGCGGGGAACACCCCGTCGATCCGCCTGCACGAAAGCTTGGGGTTCCGGGAAACCGGCCTGCTGCCGCAGGTTGGCACCAAGTTCGGCCGCTGGCTGGACCTGGCCTTTCTGCAGCTGATCCTGGATGACCGGATCAATCCCGACGGCCCGCAGGCCAACGGCTGA
- a CDS encoding spike base protein, RCAP_Rcc01079 family — protein MDPFLYHGSGLESPANDAIAITPSDAADLATVVRALFCTGDGTVRVTMRGGGDPVTLPMIAGVPLPARVRRVWATGTTATGIVGVW, from the coding sequence ATGGACCCGTTTCTCTACCACGGCTCGGGGCTGGAAAGCCCAGCCAACGACGCCATCGCCATCACGCCCTCGGACGCCGCCGATCTGGCTACGGTGGTCCGCGCGCTGTTCTGCACTGGCGACGGGACGGTGCGCGTGACAATGCGCGGCGGTGGTGATCCTGTGACGCTGCCGATGATCGCGGGCGTGCCCCTGCCGGCCCGTGTGCGCCGCGTCTGGGCGACTGGCACGACCGCCACCGGCATCGTCGGGGTCTGGTGA
- a CDS encoding DUF4376 domain-containing protein, which translates to MTIAIDLSQLITADAKAADALAADRDRIKARRDMAIASGITVAGMALATDDLSQSRIMGAALSAMLDPGYSVQWKIAAGFVTLSAPQVIAIASAIRAHVQACFDREAQLLAALDAGDPVDIETGWP; encoded by the coding sequence ATGACCATCGCTATCGACCTGTCGCAACTGATCACGGCCGATGCCAAGGCCGCCGACGCGCTGGCCGCCGACCGGGACCGCATCAAGGCGCGCCGCGACATGGCCATCGCCTCGGGCATCACCGTCGCGGGCATGGCGCTGGCGACCGATGATCTGAGCCAGTCGCGCATCATGGGCGCCGCGCTCTCGGCCATGCTGGACCCGGGCTATTCCGTCCAGTGGAAGATCGCCGCCGGCTTCGTCACCCTGAGCGCGCCGCAGGTGATCGCCATCGCCAGCGCGATCCGCGCCCATGTGCAGGCCTGTTTCGACCGCGAGGCCCAGCTGCTGGCCGCCCTCGATGCAGGCGACCCGGTCGATATCGAGACCGGCTGGCCGTGA
- a CDS encoding N-acetylmuramoyl-L-alanine amidase — protein MTAIALIVGHNARAQGAVRATDGRTEYDWCGDLAAAIKAHGPGMYAVIRRQSHPSGYASEIRNAYVTADAMGVSATVELHFNGGPATATGTETLTSGTKGSLRLARLIQPAMVGALGLRDRGLLTRGRNDRGGESLWAGRAPAVLLEPYFGSREADCQAADRHYAALAAAIHRACVAFINGA, from the coding sequence ATGACCGCTATCGCGCTGATCGTCGGGCACAATGCCCGCGCGCAGGGGGCTGTCCGCGCGACGGACGGCCGAACGGAATACGACTGGTGCGGTGACCTGGCTGCCGCGATCAAAGCCCACGGCCCCGGCATGTATGCCGTGATCCGCCGCCAGTCGCACCCCAGCGGCTATGCCTCCGAAATCCGCAATGCCTATGTCACGGCCGATGCCATGGGCGTCTCGGCCACTGTGGAGCTGCATTTCAACGGTGGGCCGGCGACGGCGACCGGCACCGAGACGCTGACCAGCGGCACCAAGGGCTCGTTGCGCCTGGCACGGCTGATCCAGCCGGCCATGGTCGGCGCGCTGGGGCTGCGGGACCGGGGCCTGCTGACGCGCGGACGCAATGACCGGGGTGGCGAGAGCCTCTGGGCGGGCAGGGCGCCGGCCGTGCTGCTGGAGCCGTATTTCGGCAGCCGTGAAGCCGACTGCCAAGCCGCCGACCGCCACTATGCCGCGCTGGCGGCAGCCATCCACCGGGCCTGTGTGGCCTTCATCAACGGAGCTTGA
- a CDS encoding MucR family transcriptional regulator, translating into MSDGGLIACLECGRRLSQLASHISRVHGMTGQEYRQRHGLPAGYSLASAAYRATQAGITARRIADGSLRPDPLAASEAARSAGRGQRTAEDLARQAEIARAIPRAQLPPGAKRADGRDADRAREAQRRRRAALRERRP; encoded by the coding sequence ATGAGTGACGGTGGCCTGATCGCCTGCCTGGAATGCGGGCGCCGGCTGTCGCAGCTGGCGTCCCATATCTCGCGCGTCCACGGGATGACCGGCCAGGAGTATCGCCAGCGCCACGGGCTGCCGGCGGGGTACAGTCTGGCGTCGGCCGCCTACCGGGCCACGCAGGCCGGGATTACCGCCCGCCGAATAGCCGACGGATCGCTGCGGCCCGATCCCCTCGCGGCATCCGAGGCCGCCCGCAGCGCGGGACGCGGTCAGCGCACGGCCGAGGATCTGGCACGCCAGGCCGAGATCGCCAGAGCCATTCCGCGCGCCCAGTTGCCACCCGGCGCGAAACGGGCGGACGGCCGGGATGCCGACCGCGCCCGAGAGGCACAGCGGCGCAGGCGGGCGGCGCTGCGCGAGCGGCGGCCGTAG
- a CDS encoding MFS transporter, with amino-acid sequence MTQATAAPAPRLPLPEFIALMAMLFATIAFSIDAMLPALPEIGLELSPESPNRAQLILTSFVLGMGIGTFVTGPLSDSFGRRRMILAGSALYCVGAAMAWAAPTLEGVLIGRLVQGLGAAGPRIVAVAMVRDLYAGRQMARIMSFAMMIFTLVPAVAPLVGTWIIAFAGWRGIFLAFVLFSAVSMVWLMARQPETLPPAARSPLRMAPLMAAAREVMMHRVVQVSIAMQAMLFAALFGTLSQIQYLFDQTYGRGDSFPYWFAGIALVSGSASLLNAQLVMKLGMRRMVRLALVAQVAISGAVAVLTLGGLVPGGAGFALFLVWVCGVFFMTGFTLGNINAIAMEPLGRVAGMAASLIAAVATVAGVALAVPLGLAFDGSIGPLALGVAGLAALAALFQLALPAQAR; translated from the coding sequence ATGACCCAAGCCACCGCCGCCCCCGCGCCCCGCCTGCCCTTGCCGGAATTCATCGCCCTGATGGCGATGCTGTTCGCCACCATCGCCTTTTCCATTGATGCGATGCTGCCCGCCCTGCCCGAGATCGGGCTGGAGCTGAGCCCCGAATCGCCCAACCGCGCGCAGCTGATCCTGACCAGCTTCGTGCTGGGCATGGGGATCGGCACCTTTGTCACCGGGCCACTGTCGGACAGTTTCGGCCGGCGGCGGATGATCCTGGCGGGATCGGCGCTGTATTGCGTGGGGGCGGCCATGGCCTGGGCCGCGCCGACGCTGGAAGGCGTGCTGATCGGCCGTCTGGTGCAGGGGCTGGGCGCGGCCGGGCCGCGGATCGTGGCGGTGGCCATGGTGCGCGACCTGTATGCCGGGCGGCAGATGGCGCGGATCATGTCCTTTGCCATGATGATCTTCACCCTGGTGCCTGCCGTGGCGCCGCTGGTAGGCACCTGGATCATCGCCTTTGCCGGCTGGCGGGGGATTTTCCTGGCCTTCGTGCTGTTCTCTGCCGTGTCCATGGTGTGGCTGATGGCGCGCCAGCCCGAAACCCTGCCGCCTGCCGCCCGCAGCCCGCTGCGGATGGCGCCCCTGATGGCCGCCGCGCGCGAGGTGATGATGCATCGCGTCGTGCAGGTTTCCATCGCGATGCAGGCGATGCTGTTTGCGGCGCTGTTCGGCACGCTGTCGCAGATCCAGTATCTGTTCGACCAGACCTATGGCCGGGGCGACAGCTTTCCCTACTGGTTTGCCGGGATCGCGCTGGTGTCGGGATCGGCCAGCCTGCTGAATGCCCAGCTGGTGATGAAGCTGGGGATGCGGCGCATGGTGCGGCTGGCGCTGGTGGCGCAGGTCGCCATCTCCGGGGCGGTCGCGGTGCTGACGCTGGGCGGGCTGGTGCCGGGCGGCGCGGGCTTTGCGCTGTTCCTGGTCTGGGTCTGCGGCGTGTTCTTCATGACCGGCTTCACGCTGGGCAACATCAACGCCATCGCGATGGAGCCGCTGGGCCGGGTGGCCGGCATGGCGGCATCGCTGATCGCGGCGGTGGCGACAGTGGCGGGCGTGGCGCTGGCGGTGCCGCTGGGGCTGGCCTTCGACGGGTCCATCGGGCCGCTGGCGCTGGGGGTGGCGGGGCTGGCCGCGCTGGCCGCGCTGTTCCAGCTGGCCTTGCCGGCCCAGGCACGCTGA